One region of Silene latifolia isolate original U9 population unplaced genomic scaffold, ASM4854445v1 scaffold_57, whole genome shotgun sequence genomic DNA includes:
- the LOC141639745 gene encoding protein FAR1-RELATED SEQUENCE 9-like, whose product MRFESAIDQQRHNLKLLEAQSHNSMLETLFGSNWEAHAVKVYTHEVLFDFQEEVKFSVNACSVCGHTPPDPVTNIEVSIVEDANKRKRYAVEYNRKTMDVRCTCKLFERKGNLYNHIIWIFSGNFKEIPEKYILRRWSKNALRNPVYYLNGNLLENYDLTGNSKFGISRVWSEIYATAHTKLSTDSLQNKLRPPQEALHSAFVSSSPYPIYQASQND is encoded by the exons atgagatttgagagtgccatAGACCAACAAAGGCACAATCTAAAGCTTCTTGAAGCACAGAGCCACAACTCAATGCTTGAAACCCTATTCGGGTCAAACTGGGAGGCCCATGCAGTGAAGGTCTATACACATGAAGTGTTATTCGACTTCCAAGAGGAGGTTAAGTTTTCGGTAAATGCGTGTAGTGTTTGTGGACACACCCCACCAGATCCAGTAACTAACATTGAAGTTTCAATTGTTGAGGACGCAAACAAGCGAAAGAGATATGCAGTTGAGTACAATAGGAAAACAATGGATGTCCGTTGTACATGTAAATTGTTTGAAAGGAAAGGTAATTTATACAACCACATCATTTGGATTTTCTCGGGAAATTTTAAGGAAATACCTGAGAAATACATTTTGCGTAGGTGGAGTAAGAATGCACTCAGAAACCCGGTTTATTATTTGAATGGAAATCTGCTGGAAAACTACGATCTTACTGGTAATAGTAAATTTGGAATTTCTCGGGTGTGGTCTGAGATTTACGCAACT GCGCATACAAAACTCAGCACGGACTCGTTGCAAAATAAACTCAGGCCTCCACAAGAAGCCCTTCACTCTGCATTTGTTTCGAGCAGCCCATATCCAATATATCAGGCTAGCCAGAATGACTGA